A window from Gottschalkiaceae bacterium SANA encodes these proteins:
- the rnpA gene encoding ribonuclease P protein component, which produces MGTILMIKKSREFAKVYRRGKSRANRLLVLYQKPNGENIARIGFSISKKVGHAPERNRLKRVLKEIYRQNDYDQATGNDLVVIVRANANGASYEELESAMEHIMRISKVKKR; this is translated from the coding sequence ATGGGTACGATCTTGATGATCAAAAAGAGTCGTGAGTTTGCAAAGGTATATAGGAGAGGAAAGTCTCGAGCAAATCGTCTTTTGGTTTTGTATCAAAAGCCAAATGGAGAAAACATTGCGAGGATTGGCTTTTCTATATCAAAGAAAGTAGGCCACGCCCCTGAACGAAATCGATTAAAACGTGTTTTAAAAGAAATTTATAGACAAAATGATTATGATCAAGCAACAGGAAATGATCTGGTTGTTATTGTGCGAGCAAACGCAAATGGCGCATCGTATGAAGAACTTGAAAGCGCAATGGAACATATCATGCGAATTTCAAAGGTGAAAAAGCGGTGA